Genomic segment of Nitrososphaerota archaeon:
TTCCGCTTCTGAACCGTCAGCTGGGCTTGGGTTTCGCTGATTATCTGCCGGTTGTTAGGTGTGTGCTTGATGAGCCTGTTAGGCCCGGTAAACCTGGGATTGAGGTGGTGTTACCGGTGAAGATGTATAGGCGTGGCGGGGAGCACCACGCGGTTCCGATGAGGAGACCGCTGTCAGTTCTGAAGAATCTGGTTGACGCGAACGGTTTCGCGTTGATCCAGCCTGGTGTCGCTCTGGATGCGGGGGCTGGTGTAGATGTTAAGGTTTACAGCGGTCTTGAATTCTACGCTATGCGGGAGCAGTGATCTAGGAGCAGATGAAGATTCTCTCGGTTATCGGCAGTAGCAAGTCCGGTAAGACCGCTACTGTGGAGTATCTTATCGCTAAGTTAACTGAGCGAGGGTTAAACATTGGATCAGCCAAACATGTTCACCACCCCAACTTCACTATTGATGTGGAGGGCAAAGACACCTGGAGACACGCTAAGGCGGGGGCTACAAGAGTTGTTTGTGTAGCAGAGAATGAGGTTACGGTTTTTCGGAAAGAGCATGGGCCGGATTACACGTTGGAGAAGCTTGAAGATCTCTTCAA
This window contains:
- the mobB gene encoding molybdopterin-guanine dinucleotide biosynthesis protein B, which gives rise to MKILSVIGSSKSGKTATVEYLIAKLTERGLNIGSAKHVHHPNFTIDVEGKDTWRHAKAGATRVVCVAENEVTVFRKEHGPDYTLEKLEDLFKDGGFDLIILEGFHWLLTKREDVVKIVSANDAADVERLLNGTSPPIIAITGRVSNEEKGPLHGIPVINVKQNGEQLVKLVLEQFNL